In Candidatus Acidiferrales bacterium, the following proteins share a genomic window:
- the mutM gene encoding bifunctional DNA-formamidopyrimidine glycosylase/DNA-(apurinic or apyrimidinic site) lyase gives MPELPEVETIVRGLRARVLGRRISRVILRRSDILLSAPEDFAGELTSRKIAGVFRHGKYIIIRLDRDDVHLPGKFLLIHLGMTGQMILAERNQVEPRHTHVVLALEDGRSELRYADFRRFGRLALLDEDQLRSALRSLGPDPLRIRPRDFVERLRKRRATIKAALLNQRVLRGLGNIYADESLFRARIHPGRRAHRLRDKELLRLHGAIGRILRAAIARQGSTVSNYVNLAGEAGSFQKLHKVYRRRGQPCPRCRTKIVRVVVTGRGSYCCPRCQRGSARVVL, from the coding sequence ATGCCCGAACTGCCCGAAGTCGAAACGATCGTTCGTGGCCTGCGCGCGCGCGTGCTGGGCCGGCGGATTTCGAGAGTGATCCTGCGGCGGTCCGACATACTTCTCTCCGCGCCTGAAGATTTTGCCGGCGAACTTACTTCCCGGAAGATTGCCGGCGTGTTTCGCCACGGGAAGTACATCATCATCCGGTTGGATCGGGACGACGTCCATCTGCCCGGCAAGTTCCTTCTCATCCATCTCGGGATGACCGGACAGATGATCCTCGCCGAGCGAAATCAGGTCGAACCGCGTCACACCCATGTGGTCCTGGCGCTCGAGGATGGCCGGAGTGAACTTCGCTATGCCGATTTCCGGCGCTTCGGCAGGCTGGCCTTGCTGGATGAGGATCAGCTCCGGTCGGCGCTGCGGTCGCTGGGCCCGGACCCTCTGAGGATTCGCCCGCGTGACTTCGTCGAACGCCTCCGCAAACGCCGCGCGACCATCAAGGCGGCGCTCTTAAACCAACGTGTCCTGCGTGGGCTCGGAAACATCTACGCCGACGAGAGCCTGTTTCGCGCGCGAATTCATCCTGGACGCCGCGCCCATCGCCTGAGGGACAAGGAATTGCTCCGGCTGCACGGCGCCATCGGCCGCATCTTGCGAGCTGCTATCGCCCGCCAGGGCTCGACCGTCTCGAACTACGTCAACCTTGCCGGTGAAGCGGGAAGTTTCCAGAAGCTACACAAGGTTTACCGCCGGCGCGGCCAGCCCTGTCCGCGCTGCCGGACGAAGATTGTTCGCGTGGTGGTAACCGGACGAGGAAGCTACTGCTGCCCGCGTTGCCAGCGTGGTTCAGCGCGAGTTGTCTTGTAG